In the genome of Arctopsyche grandis isolate Sample6627 chromosome 13, ASM5162203v2, whole genome shotgun sequence, the window ttgaatatgatttcaaatttataatatataaatgtttaatatcatatgtgtcgctcaggggcaacctgtAATGAATCATGGgtagttaaaataataaaaataggttAAGACGAGGATACTGTTCCTGCCATAAGTTCTGGCCAATAAATGCAAATGTGGGGCTTTTGAGAAATGtgataaatttagtaaaatatcGAACGCTTTTTTCCTTCGGAAAATGATTGATAAACAATTAATGGTAAATTTTCTACATCCCTTACACCAAAATAAGTATACATCAGTGTTTTGCAATGCAAAAAAGAAGGCCAccctgtatatgtacatcatgtatgtacataatgtattcAAAGCAACACGTCCTTGATTGTTGTGAATTAGAAAGaacatacataacataaaaaaaaaacactcacaGAATGCATTATAATGCAATTTGAATCATTTAGTTATTAATAAACTGTGCTTAATTCGCATTCACTTTTACTTTTCGATTTATCAACTTGAacactttaaaattatttaattagtgTAAAATCAAACGTAATGGCACATTCACACTGAATGCTTTATTTATGCATTTATCATGTTACTTATGTGcactatattattaataataaaaaaagaaagtataatttttacaaaaagtgAAACTTGAATCTATCTatttaattcatacatatgcGAATATGtgtctattgaaaattattttgaatagtttcCCGACCAACAGATGTTGTTCGAATCAGTTTTCCACAAAGGTTATTcacaaattaatttgaatacatattatatagcagATACCCAGCGTTGCCTGagtgtataaaaatatgttaagGCCATTATTTAAGacaaaaaattcatacattaAAGTATCTACTTATATTTAACACATTAGAAGGATCATGATGAACGATGTTGCGCTTAATATGagctataataaattatattccaaaaaaatcttattttattttattgatattggcTTTATATCaattcatgtaataaaaaaaatataatttcaatgtcttttaataatgtgaaaaaatatgtatctagGATTATACTACACGTATGCCTACGTTTATgataaaatcacaataaaatgatttatttaatgaattctAATCAAATAGAGCATATCCATTTCCgcaatgaaaatttatacatgAGAAATCGTCAGCAGTTTTCTTAGATCagataaaatagataaaatatcaaGCCAATAcaagttttgttttgtgcaCTAGCTTTTATAATCGACCCACAAGAATTTATTACATAGAATAGATCGGCAATTTTATGATTCATCGATTCTGAACTTTAGTAAGGATTTATGCAAGGCTTTTACGGATGGGACCGttcgataattttcaaaatatgcttttgattttattatattactagctgtattacccggcttcgctcagtgtttataatataaaccgcttaaacatgactaagctaatttaattaaaaaaaaaaaaaaattaaaaaaaaatttaaaaattaaaaaaaaaaataaaaaaaaaataaaaaaaaaaataaaaaaaaaaaattaaaaaaaaaataaaaaaaaaataaaaaaaaaattaaaaaaaaattttttaaaaaatcaaaaaaaaaaatcaaaattttttttgccttctagggcttcgccctcggcgcccccctgagcctttgccttctagggcttcgcccctccacgccccatgagcaattgccgtttagggcttcgccccccttagttaatgccttttagggcttcgcccctccgcacccccatgattaaatgccgtctagggcttcgccccccttagttaatgccttttagggcttcgccccccgcgcccccaagattaattgccgtttagggcttcgccccccttagttaatgccttttagggcttcgcccctccgcgcccccatgattaaatgccgtctaaggcttcgctcccatgatcagttgccttttagggcttcgccccccacgcccccaagattaattgccgtttagggcttcgccccccttagttaatgccttttagggcttcgcccctccgcgcccccatgattaaatgccgtctaaggcttcgcccccatgatcagttgccttttagggcttcgccccccgcgcccccaagattaattgccgtttagggcttcgccccccttagttaatgccttttagggcttcgcccctccgcgcccccatgattaaatgccgtctaaggcttcgctcccatgatcagttgccttttagggcttcgccccccacgcccccaagattaattgccgtttagggcttcgccccccttagttaatgccttttagggcttcgcccctccgcgcccccatgattaaatgccgtctaaggcttcgcccccatgatcagttgccttttagggcttcgccccccgcgcccccaagattaattgccgtttagggcttcgccccccttagttaatgccttttagggcttcgcccctccgcgcccccatgattaaatgccgtctaaggcttcgcccccatgatcagttgccttttagggcttcgcccctccgcgcccccatgattaattgccgtctagggcttcgccccccttagttaatgcctattagggcttgcgccccatgaggctgggccccccgggcccccttcggggccccacggggctgcgccccttgtggcgcccccttttgagccccatggggctgcgccccatgaggctgggccccctgggcccccttcggggccccacggggctgcgccccttgtggcgcccccttttgagcctcatggggctgcgccccatgaggctgggccccccgggcccccttcggggccccacggggctgcgccccttgtggcgcccccttttgagccccatggggctgcgccccatgaggctgggccccccgcgcccccttcggggcttcacggggctgcgccccttgtggcacccccttttgagccccatggggctgcgccccatgaggctgggccccccggggccccttcggggccccacggggctgcgccccttgtggcgcccccttttgagccccatggggctgcgccccatgaggctcggccccccgggcccccttcggggccccacggggccccacggggctgtgcccctgttggcgcccccttttgagccccatggggctgcgccccatgaggctggggccccacggggctgtgccccttgtggcgcccccttttgagccccatggggctgcgccccatgaggctgggcctcccgggcccccttcggggccccacggggctgcgccccttgtggcgcccccttttgagccccatggggctgcgccccatgaggctggggccccacggggctgcgccccccgggcccccttcggggctgcgccccttgtggcgcccctggcggggccccatgaagctactcgccttgcgcccccgcgggggtgaatccattgaaacgaaaaaaacaaatcggcgcccatggatcgaaaaaaaaaaatcgaatcacgtgttcgatgacgtcaccgatctacggacgacgaagacgacgacgaccaaggatatttacatatttacatacatacaaagtctctttccaaattatagattagataatacattataaatatatgtacatataagagccGGGACTATAATAAGTATTTCTTGGGCAAAAATAAGATATTACACATAAAACACTTAATTTGATGTATGACTTGTATAATACTTTAAAAacatcatctaatatataatttcaaatgagactttgtatgtatgtaatttttgattCGTAGAATACGTGAcgttcgaaaaaataaaattttctatgaaGACGATATCGATAACGTTTTCGATTCTGATTCCGAtttccgattcctatttcagttccgatttcatTTCCAATTCCGAATTCAGTTCCAATTCCAGATTCTAATTTCATTCCGATTccagatttctttttcagttccggttccggatttttttttcatttccagatccggattcttgtttcagttccggatcccgattccttttttagaatgtttactataagattagccatgtttaagtggtttatattacaaataccgagcgaagtcgagTAAAAcgactagtattatataatatctaaaatatgagttagcatatattaatattggaatatcagaaataaaatattattctcattcaatatgttcaattaaaaaagtatAAGCCGCAGacgaaaaaaaattcggatgtttAAGAAGCCTGGTGTAGAATGAGCTCAATAGGCctctgttcgaagaagagtatcataaaaaatacagtttttcaTCTAAGCATTACAGACAACAATTGTGATTCAATATTGCAATATTGTCATATTATTTTCggcaataattaattattttcaaaacttaCGAAAGGGTAcggaaattttggatttttaaagaGAGGTAGCGCTACTTTTTGTGCGCACAGGAGCGCCGCTACATTTAAGCATTTAATTCGgtttaaattttagattaaaaaatatgGAATGATCATTCGCTTCACCTAATGCCGAGAGCCTGATCACGCATTTCAAGGATAAACGCCAAAgcatatgcaataaaaaaacacacacacacacacacacacacccaaacACTTTGGCATAGCACATTTGAACAAAGATAGCAAAATTCCTCACCGTTGTTGTTGAGCACAATGTTTTTAGTCACGATTTTGGTCTCGACTGATTTCGCCACTTTGGCGAACTTTCACCGACTGCTCGGTAGCACGGCAGAATTCTCAATCAGCACCACTACTGATAACACTGATTAAGTTCTAAGACACTGTCACTGATCGCGGGGGTGTTTTATAACGCATCTTCAAACGGTTGCTACAACAAACAGCTGTAACTAACCCTATACATGGACTGGCGCTCGTTTCGCACACAAGCCTTTCACTTCGAGTGTGAAATACGAGATTGGAGGCCTCGGAGTAGACGATCGCGCGAGACGACCTCACGCTGACAACTGGTCGTTGGGTGTTGAGGATTCTTTGGCGCAAGAAGTAGGCGAGTGGTAAACCTCACCGGTGGCATATGCAGGTGGGCGCAAGCTTCTGCCATACCGATGATTACTACTATGTGTGCTCGTCATCGATTATATTGTTGGGTAAGACAATGCAGATCGAATGATCCATGCCAACGTTCCAAAGATGATGCTGATCACGAGCAGAAGAGCTATCGTAAGGTTTCTATTTAAGTTCCTACGtgcatatatttttgattattcaaACTATTGTTACGTAGCGgggggtggaggatccaagtaaaaggccaaagtcgtgtcacggcatttattgatgattaaggagatacacacactggcagtgctccgtccagaatgtctagatatcgcctaagtaccgccttataaggggcaggtctctcagggcatccggctacttccctattgtttaggcatgtacccggatatgtattcccacgacacccagtcccacggtatcggtcacttctgcgaAGGGCCACTTcggtggtcattgtttagccaacatgcacttagagtctaaaggtaatccttgaaaccaattataacggtcacacagtctctgggatgctactcggcctaatccgattgcacttactcggcctaatcccagtgtacgtaacactattgttacgtacgccgcggattaagcgaatagaatcccagagactatgtgaccgttcaacggatatctgttatcgggttaactaagtgctcgtacttacttccaaggattgtatctggactctaagtgcatttaggctaaacaatgaccgttggaaaagacttcgataatggtttgatgtagtttattgaaatgtaaaatttgcacgtggtgggccagcggagcgtacggaacacaagctgtccgtacgccgtctactcggtgactctgtcgaccgtcgcgtatttccgcttgggccgacactaatgccaactcgtcaataatgccaatcgacaatcagttaataagactgtttgccacacgtcattacaaaagtcggaacatagtcccacataggaaaactgttgaacaatacagttattctacagagttacagcattactgacgagtcgtttacaataaatcatagctcttaaaataattaaatagagggtgaataatgaaacctttgcctcatccagtgtgaggataaaatcaatttattggttcagtaatatttcaacttataggtatacctctggtgaatgttgtttctatttacattaaaatttttgaaatctcctttgaagctgtgaataagcattacaagataagtttactttaaagaagagagagtggactgtatatggtttaaaacttaagcattcctcatcttgatgttaacttagacaatacaatgttgacactgttacagttgtcaagacagatcagctattaccgatcaactaaacttgattagtgagtgtaatgctcctaagttaacttgatttcatcaacaagtagcacaaacattgctaaattaaaagtaaattggaaagtcattcattcattcctacaagcaggaaatgaaggcgaactatgattatagatgtctctacgttaaacatcgaaatgttcagtattataatatttacttattctatgattcacataaatactataaacagtaagagttaacttatgttttcataacaagaaacataagacctgcggatgactcccggcaggttataattaagtagacatgaaataatttaagatgctccattaagtgtggcttggagactaacattaacaaatcatgaatctaattttaactgtcaaatttaaacagtttattttaaactcggatataatccttccgagtgatgacatgagacaagtcttatattataaagacaaaatgattagattaaattcggagatatatactgccgaatgttaaaatgaaaatagcttaaattatacacacaacacaattaaagtgaattacggagtactactattaacattgaatgatttaaactcatgattacatctaataagtaatatgagttgggggtagtgtcttcgggttaaactaagctaccgaagttgacggaattgaagctgctgtttctcctccctcttgctgatcttccttcctgtcaagtggtccttgtggtagaatcggcaatggcgccactagatgactggaccgacgaaactctccgctggcagtaaagacgtcgacgactcgaactctgccatctggtccgggatacaatttagtgactcgacccaagacccatcgggttggcagcatgtgttcctcctttaacaggaccatttgacccacactcagattgttgctcgagtccttcttccatttgtgtcgtaactgcaaagaatgtaaatattccgccgaccaacgtttccaaaatgctgctgtggtcaattgtatctgaagcagattggcatggacattagtgttatatttaacctccattggaagagcgagtaaggatctgccaattaagaaatgtccaggtgtgaggggtaaaaggtctagtggatccgaagacaagggactaagaggacgggaattcaggcaagcttctatttgagtcaataccgtacaaaatgattcgaaatttaaggtggtggcctttaacaccttgtttaaatgaatcttcatggatttaaccgctgcttcccacagccctcccatgtgaggcgcccttggcgggttaaacttccaacgaatcccttcggaggctacataccgtagtagcttctcctcatgaggacgttcgtaaattaattttactaaattaacgagttcacgacttgcaccgacaaaattagtagcattgtcggaatatatcgtattgggcctgccacgtctggctacgaatcttcttaaacaatttaagaaatttgaactcgttaagtctccgacaagttccaagtgaactgccttactggaaaaacacacaaagacacaaacgtaacccttaattatcttagaattcttattgcaaccactcttcacaggaaaaggtcctgcgaaatctatccccacatgactgaaaggaaaattcgcagtggtacgttcaagcgggagtaatcccattaatctattgtgtgacagtggtttatttctgaaacaaatgacacatgaacgcaccactcctttgacagtattatgtccggccaatggccaataggtctgccgcaataacgacagtaaggcttgagtacccaagtgaatatatctcaagtgcgcatctcggacaatcatgtgtgtaagtttatgcttatttgacaagataatgggtgacgttgatagagttgttcccagaggaagtctacttccaacacaaattaaattctcgtggaatagaggggacaatttagctaatttactgctactgggaattggatgtcccttgctcagcaaacgatattccaatggaaatgattccatttgcgataaccttatcaaattatttaaagcatcttttaattctaaagcggacggttcgttattttctttaacgtttaattgtttattccttagtggccgacgaacatatgataaaactcgaaggagtcttggaagatgagaatatttatctatccaattattttccctcacaagggtagcgttagtgactacccttctctctggaagatctattgtgatctcaggaggtcttcgaggccatcgtgattcgtctaatttcaaccaactagggccgtcccaccataacgaattatgatttaattgtacatttttgtttttctctgctatttgaatctgtcggtacatctgcttaatatccgcagtaatcacgtatttatggagtcgaaagttgagtagtaaacttaacaaatctgattggacactaggtcccaccatcaaaatattatttagtgagatattggacgttgtctttgcggacgcatcaaaaactacacgatatttagtggtaaggctagactccttaaccacgacgtgatgaggtaaataacaatgaacctcatgtgcctccggaggttcacactctgacatatgtcctaaatttatgtactcttctaaaactttattgtattccatttttaaattattattggctaaaaaacgtctttccaaagttttgtgtcttttctccgcaatgtgcaatgaacttcctaatactaccggggaatttttatatggtaaagctacacaaaatctaccgtttttatctcgtgatgtgtgtgcttggaaatgttcctcacatcttttctcctcaagagattgatgttttaccataggaacctggtctatcatccaaaagttttgaatgtgactgtctaattgacttaagcctatgtggctcttccctggagcattatttacttcgggatatggaccaactattgtccatccgaattcggtatcctttaagataggcataccttttcctaactggatggttcctgctttcatagcatgaacgcaaatctcggcgccgagcaataaatcgattggcgtcggtttattccaaaggggatctgataacttgattcccgctggtattgaaattaactgttgatccagtttcacagttggaatttcgccagtaatttctggtaataccaaacacaacactttggttgagtaattagtggttgaagaccttatggtcaccttggtgatgtgacgaatgctactttcttgattagcgatacctacaattttttgagagattttctctaatttgaagttattcttcttagcgaaagatgtggtaacatagttgacttgtgagccggaatctaataatgtgcgacccttaacgaccgttccattggacgttataatgtctacttgtaccgtcggtaaaattatctccctttgagagaaatgagtagaatgagcattaattgacttccttcccgtattattggaactaaatgtatcgtcctgatgcaacaaagtgtgatggttttgtttgcaccttaagcaattatagttagacttgc includes:
- the LOC143921341 gene encoding uncharacterized protein LOC143921341, with the translated sequence MSSAENEEIEASTSKSHKGRNPTRDVEPIRDRSSSRIHQTRSQTQSIEILAKENKVEVIMTSIELRYSGAVQRLKGKIDKSSELDEGQYQTIKEAYDYVRKLHYEYLDNLTDISKAAKIDEEYDAITITVKNLKAALDFQSFQDSKLKVEQATIKFARDKLPTLTIPTFQGDPSEWQSFQQAFKNIIGNKTEYSNVTKLQYLHQSLIGPALAAVSGLDISSDNYEIAWSILDKQYNLPRLNLKTRINSLCDLKLITRESHIELRNLLNQVTVCIKNIESLGYAREILDPWVTCLVLRKLPFNIVRDWEISLVSREMPPYESLETFLQNRCNVLQSTASVTTVKEFPHSRQRIMRTHVANKNPSSKVNACAFCRNNHFIGKCDKFKAKSSMERNEFVKSNNMCFKCLNSSHKITNCKSNYNCLRCKQNHHTLLHQDDTFSSNNTGRKSINAHSTHFSQREIILPTVQVDIITSNGTVVKGRTLLDSGSQVNYVTTSFAKKNNFKLEKISQKIVGIANQESSIRHITKVTIRSSTTNYSTKVLCLVLPEITGEIPTVKLDQQLISIPAGIKLSDPLWNKPTPIDLLLGAEICVHAMKAGTIQLGKGMPILKDTEFGWTIVGPYPEVNNAPGKSHIGLSQLDSHIQNFWMIDQVPMVKHQSLEEKRCEEHFQAHTSRDKNGRFCVALPYKNSPVVLGSSLHIAEKRHKTLERRFLANNNLKMEYNKVLEEYINLGHMSECEPPEAHEVHCYLPHHVVVKESSLTTKYRVVFDASAKTTSNISLNNILMVGPSVQSDLLSLLLNFRLHKYVITADIKQMYRQIQIAEKNKNVQLNHNSLWWDGPSWLKLDESRWPRRPPEITIDLPERRVVTNATLVRENNWIDKYSHLPRLLRVLSYVRRPLRNKQLNVKENNEPSALELKDALNNLIRLSQMESFPLEYRLLSKGHPIPSSSKLAKLSPLFHENLICVGSRLPLGTTLSTSPIILSNKHKLTHMIVRDAHLRYIHLGTQALLSLLRQTYWPLAGHNTVKGVVRSCVICFRNKPLSHNRLMGLLPLERTTANFPFSHVGIDFAGPFPVKSGCNKNSKIIKGYVCVFVCFSSKAVHLELVGDLTSSNFLNCLRRFVARRGRPNTIYSDNATNFVGASRELVNLVKLIYERPHEEKLLRYVASEGIRWKFNPPRAPHMGGLWEAAVKSMKIHLNKVLKATTLNFESFCTVLTQIEACLNSRPLSPLSSDPLDLLPLTPGHFLIGRSLLALPMEVKYNTNVHANLLQIQLTTAAFWKRWSAEYLHSLQLRHKWKKDSSNNLSVGQMVLLKEEHMLPTRWVLGRVTKLYPGPDGRVRVVDVFTASGEFRRSSHLVAPLPILPQGPLDRKEDQQEGGETAASIPSTSVA